A single Anopheles funestus chromosome 2RL, idAnoFuneDA-416_04, whole genome shotgun sequence DNA region contains:
- the LOC125760904 gene encoding male-specific lethal 3 homolog: MVSTRGHNTKYKFCDGEKVLCYEPDPTKAKVLYDSKVLEVSEGKDKRGRRIVEYLIHFQGWNSSWDRKVSEDFILKDTEENRQLQKDLAEKSQLYQGGYLYRKERKKQRAKSLTDRIENAKAQPINPSSEDGSSCSNGFSRDDNEYNIDDMDEYYSSSVESSHEEEKVYLQAGNKFRKHLDLDQHLIVSDGMLVELPAKLPVVTILEDFVRYYTIRQLFECGHQEQAKSRRRNSSALRSEHKIRDYEQIRTNVELCKEVADGLRVYFDFTLQDYLLYPQEKAQAQLILAEENLHNFTYIASQNLSLDMLTVRLESPTVDVHQPLSEHSDHQSTSATSAEERRRRRLRSHKNEENEFVLDFGALQQSAAVASGQQGHQIQPSVAVECTGNLSPFGSSLNLLRSVIPQNVTISREAKEVLDDVFRWRILPSNAPAEPSMIYGAVHLARLIVKLPEFLSATAMADEKLKLLLKFLDIFAEFIEEHEEWFGKQFYFSLRDNEGV; the protein is encoded by the exons ATGGTTTCAACCCGTGGCCATAACACGAAATACAAATTTTGCGATGGTGAAAAGGTGCTCTGCTACGAGCCGGATCCGACCAAAGCGAAGGTTCTGTACGATTCAAAG GTACTGGAAGTGTCCGAAGGTAAAGACAAACGGGGCCGGCGTATCGTAGAATATTTGATACACTTCCAGGGCTGGAACTCATCCTGGGATCGAAAAGTTAGTGAAGATTTCATACTTAAGGATACGGAAGAGAATCGACAATTACAGAAAGATTTGGCGGAAAAGTCACAGCTTTATCA AGGTGGTTATTTGTATCGCAAggagcgaaaaaaacaacgcgcCAAAAGCTTAACCGATCGTATTGAAAATGCAAAGGCGCAACCCATCAATCCATCGTCCGAAGATGGTAGTTCGTGCAGTAACGGTTTTAGCAGGGATGACAATGAATACAATATCGATG ATATGGACGAATACTATAGCAGCTCGGTGGAGAGCTCGCACGAGGAAGAAAAGGTTTACCTCCAAGCTGGAAATAAGTTCCGCAAGCATCTTGACCTAGACCAGCACCTAATAGTGTCCGATGGTATGCTGGTTGAACTGCCAGCGAAGCTTCCTGTGGTGACTATATTGGAAGATTTCGTTCGCTACTACACCATCCGCCAACTGTTTGAGTGTGGCCATCAGGAACAAGCAAAGTCCCGGCGGCGTAACAGTTCTGCCCTACGCAGTGAGCACAAAATACGGGACTACGAGCAGATACGTACGAATGTGGAACTGTGCAAGGAGGTGGCAGACGGGTTGCGCGTGTACTTTGACTTTACGCTTCAGGATTATCTGCTATACCCGCAGGAAAAAGCACAAGCCCAGCTCATCCTGGCCGAAGAAAACCTTCATAACTTCACGTACATTGCATCGCAAAATCTGTCCCTAGACATGCTTACCGTACGGCTTGAATCGCCTACGGTGGATGTGCATCAGCCGCTGAGCGAACATTCCGACCATCAATCGACATCGGCTACATCTGCTGAGGAACGTCGTCGCAGACGATTGCGTTCACACAAGAACGAGGAGAACGAGTTTGTGTTGGATTTTGGTGCCCTGCAACAGAGTGCAGCAGTCGCCTCCGGTCAGCAAGGACATCAGATTCAACCGAGCGTGGCAGTGGAATGTACCGGCAATCTGTCGCCTTTTGGATCAAGCCTAAATCTTCTACGTTCCGTCATTCCTCAGAACGTGACCATTTCGCGAGAAGCCAAAGAGGTGTTAGACGACGTATTTCGGTGGCGTATACTACCATCGAATGCGCCCGCCGAACCGTCCATGATCTACGGTGCAGTTCATCTGGCGCGGCTCATCGTAAAGTTGCCGGAATTTCTATCCGCAACGGCAATGGCAGACGAGAAGCTGAAGCTTTTGCTCAAGTTCTTGGACATATTTGCCGAGTTTATCGAGGAGCACGAAGAATGGTTCGGGAAGCAATTTTATTTCAGCTTAAGGGACAATGAAGGTGTGTGA
- the LOC125760905 gene encoding microfibrillar-associated protein 1, with protein MSPPTTQYGIQSTAGAVPVKNTKGEISMQKVKVHRYVSGKRPEYAQYASSDEESEDDDFMEHRRANEEQQQREDSDNNDLPEDVDDPRIRRLQAVRAETQDDLERERKERHRVIHEPELVESDDNDERSDGDDENDRRRYSDDEREQTNASSRRRRISLGSESESEAELSDSEIERRRNLLKAKMLQQKQREEEELLQKQEEEGMSDSEESESSEYEEETESDEENEPRLKPLFVRKKDRTTIIEKEREANRQKQLEYEAKKMAKERRKQTLRLVEDSIKKELEKTKVENEPSLNDVNTDDENDEVEYEAWKLRELKRIKRDREEKEQIEKEKQEIERLRNMTEEERRQELRNNPKQVTNKNVKGKYKFLQKYYHRGAFYLDEEDDVYKQDFSAPTLEDHFDKTILPKVMQVKNFGRCGRTKYTHLVDQDTTKFDSPWVADTANSTIFHSEKAGGMKQVFDKPSLYRKKRDA; from the exons ATGAGTCCTCCAACTACACAGTATGGTATACAAAGTACTGCTGGAGCAGTTCCAGTCAAAAACACAAAGG GTGAAATATCGATGCAGAAAGTAAAAGTGCATCGCTATGTATCGGGAAAGCGACCAGAATATGCACAATACGCAAGCAGCGATGAAGAGTCAGAGGATGACGATTTCATGGAACATCGTCGTGCGAAcgaagagcagcagcagcgagaaGATTC TGACAATAATGATTTGCCGGAGGATGTCGACGATCCACGCATACGACGGTTACAAGCGGTTCGAGCGGAAACCCAGGATGATCTTGAACGGGAACGCAAAGAGCGGCATCGGGTAATACACGAACCGGAGTTGGTAGAATCTGATGATAACGATGAGCGCAGTGATGGTGACGACGAAAATGATCGCAGACGCTACAGTGATGATGAACGGGAACAGACAAATGCATCATCCCGCCGAAGACGTATTTCCTTAGGTTCCGAGTCAGAATCGGAAGCCGAACTGAGCGATTCGGAGATCGAACGCAGGCGAAATCTGTTGAAAGCTAAAATGCTTCAGCAGAAACAACGCGAAGAAGAGGAATTGCTGCAGAAGCAAGAGGAAGAGGGTATGTCGGATTCGGAAGAATCCGAGAGCTCCGAGTACGAGGAGGAAACGGAAAGCGACGAAGAAAACGAACCCCGACTAAAGCCACTGTTCGTGCGTAAAAAGGATCGTACAACGATCATTGAGAAAGAGCGCGAAGCAAACCGGCAGAAGCAGCTCGAGTACGAGGCGAAAAAGATGGCCAAAGAACGACGGAAACAGACATTACGCTTGGTGGAGGACAGCATCAAGAAGGAGCTGGAAAAAACGAAGGTTGAGAACGAACCATCATTGAACGATGTTAACACGGACGACGAGAACGACGAAGTGGAATACGAAGCGTGGAAATTGCGCGAATTGAAACGCATCAAGCGGGATCGCGAGGAAAAGGAACA AATCGAGAAAGAAAAGCAGGAAATCGAACGGCTGCGCAACATGACGGAGGAGGAACGCCGGCAGGAGCTGCGTAACAACCCGAAACAGGTCACGAACAAGAACGTGAAGGGCAAGTACAAGTTCCTGCAGAAGTACTACCATCGGGGTGCATTCTACCTCGACGAAGAGGACGACGTGTACAAGCAGGACTTCTCGGCACCGACACTCGAGGATCACTTCGACAAGACGATCCTGCCGAAGGTGATGCAGGTGAAAAACTTTGGCCGATGTGGCCGAACCAAGTACACGCATCTGGTCGACCAGGACACGACCAAGTTCGACTCACCGTGGGTAGCAGACACGGCAAACAGTACCATCTTCCACTCGGAGAAAGCCGGTGGCATGAAGCAGGTGTTCGACAAACCTTCGCTTTATCGCAAAAAGCGCGATGCATAG
- the LOC125760883 gene encoding uncharacterized protein LOC125760883 has protein sequence MRIIGITYPKDDGSLETLLVRSSISLQNATVRKILPWFFSQALPLFDFLAVSCIVIRLQTKVDPFQHLRRRQSPPFDGKGFNLQRSERHGGFVSIDEWLRIPIEDFKQLCPGFFYGTANYPNLNILLSQRRFRQHVVNSSKLWGIMYDCLFCRQFNERHQTDGGFKQELRMKYLATQQKDFRPEIVELEERIEMSNQYSKLKNSLQQMTGSLHTQQVQRYKDDIKQLKLMLRETAREKGQLLAIRAIRDYDTTMVITKEITAASIKVRKNELENLLAFCQGELFEVRASLELRKAFETALKKLKTHISEIEDVVDQVDNIRFLEFKLESVRCFIENNQSLLVLSHISDESERKAYVSNLQLLKQSMQIQLKSAQGDVIQMKNDKSAFIDQMLALKDLGNFSTVSDNTHQAHRDLDQLQQTIVKMVETTKAITTYEAKISSLQQPIWHSYLEMSGNVPFNELVSIAAVKLAVEMLDANVQEIFLGFVYERALDAGIRTKWCEGLSCSAIFKSMDGVTCVKQIIEKEQNIKTFPFVVLETRARSSLNNFLCKNVPEEDTGKDYEDTVAKVNTLVQHIENQLRAKRELNANRELYEHLTAAMEDLLAKLDSVYNGSIIQWPRIQLQELPNLVIRCITAENQLDRLQARNDALEKFIDQIENVQPLPSTEQLKLQESRLNEELKTILQKVDHSKKSYYKILNQISSKCDKMQFVLNRYEEDFCSMPAGISSTIYGKLIDCWTTCSELILRTIPTIEDAANQFGSSEDEPSADINELNEQIDSLDLREKSLTSRITGTETMLEDYQRENKLSESSSHFSVPRQLLQESNALLGKIVSTQKELQQLPHGCNSSKMASMKIKLKRLYLLEKHRQDVREMCLNNLILPMVDKLHVQKLRQVCQLVTSVSEDLPELGGSAKVFFEYERHGLEYGNTSDYMQTPFSLHGINGINIHIFGDECRQVSINKKQRHLAFLILFISFLYCDGCKLLFLDKTCEQLFDSGMVSIFYVLEKHFPTMQAIILDKNEQ, from the exons ATGCGCATTATCGGG ATAACCTACCCCAAGGATGATGGTTCGCTTGAAACGTTACTGGTTCGATCGTCGATTAGTTTGCAAAATGCTACGGTGCGCAAGATACTGCCCTGGTTCTTCAGTCAAGCTCTACCCTTGTTCGACTTTCTAGCAGTAAGTTGCATCGTGATACGCCTCCAAACGAAAGTTGATCCGTTCCAGCACCTGCGCCGTCGCCAAAGTCCACCATTTGATGGGAAAGGATTTAACCTGCAGCGCAGTGAACGGCATGGAGGTTTTGTGTCCATCGATGAATGGCTTAGAATTCCCATCGAAGACTTTAAACAACTGTGTCCCGGGTTTTTCTACGGTACCGCAAACTATCCTAATCTCAACATTTTACTTTCACAACGGCGCTTCCGGCAGCATGTCGTCAATTCGTCGAAGCTTTGGGGTATCATGTACGATTGTCTGTTCTGTAGACAGTTTAACGAACGGCACCAGACTGATGGTGGTTTTAAGCAGGAACTGCGTATGAAATATCTCGCAACGCAGCAAAAAGACTTCCGACCCGAGATAGTGGAACTGGAGGAACGCATCGAAATGTCGAATCAATACTCAAAGTTAAAGAACTCTCTACAGCAGATGACCGGTAGCCTGCATACGCAGCAAGTCCAACGCTACAAGGACGATATAAAACAGCTTAAACTGATGTTACGAGAGACGGCACGCGAAAAGGGACAGCTACTAGCTATCCGTGCGATTCGCGATTACGACACAACCATGGTAATTACTAAAGAAATTACTGCTGCAAGCATAAAAGTAAGGAAAAATGAGCTTGAAAACTTGCTGGCTTTCTGCCAAGGGGAATTGTTTGAAGTAAGGGCGTCATTGGAATTGCGAAAAGCATTCGAAACTGCTCTAAAGAAACTAAAGACACACATCAGCGAGATAGAGGACGTTGTAGATCAAGTCGATAACATTCGGTTTTTGGAGTTCAAGCTGGAGAGTGTACGGTGCTTCATCGAGAACAATCAATCGTTATTGGTGCTGTCGCACATAAGCGATGAGAGTGAAAGGAAGGCATATGTAAG caaTCTTCAACTTCTCAAACAATCCATGCAGATACAACTAAAATCCGCTCAAGGAGATGtaattcaaatgaaaaatgataaaagtgCGTTTATCGATCAAATGCTAGCGCTCAAAGATCTAGGCAACTTTTCGACGGTAAGCGACAACACCCATCAGGCTCACCGTGATCTTGACCAGCTGCAGCAAACCATTGttaagatggtagaaacaacAAAGGCAATTACAACATACGAAGCTAAAATTTCGAGCCTCCAGCAGCCTATCTGGCACAGCTATCTAGAAATGTCCGGCAATGTTCCTTTTAACGAGCTCGTTTCGATTGCTGCCGTGAAGCTGGCAGTAGAAATGTTGGACGCAAACGTGCAAGAAATTTTTCTGGGTTTTGTATACGAACGTGCACTAGATGCTGGCATAAGAACTAAATGGTGCGAAGGACTTTCCTGTTCAGCGATATTTAAATCGATGGATGGTGTTACGTGCGTTAAGCAAATAATCGAAAAGGAGCAGAACATCAAAACATTCCCATTCGTCGTGTTGGAAACACGTGCCCGTTcaagtttaaataatttccTCTGCAAAAATGTCCCTGAAGAAGATACTGGCAAGGACTACGAAGACACTGTCGCTAAAGTGAATACTCTCGTTCAACATATAGAGAACCAGTTACGTGCAAAACGGGAGCTAAATGCAAATCGTGAATTGTATGAGCATTTGACTGCTGCCATGGAAGACCTTCTGGCCAAACTCGACAGTGTTTACAATGGTAGCATCATTCAGTGGCCTAG AATACAATTGCAAGAGCTTCCAAACCTCGTGATTCGTTGCATAACAGCAGAAAATCAGCTTGACCGACTGCAGGCACGTAACGATGCACTGGAGAAATTCATTGATCAGATTGAAAATGTCCAACCTCTACCAAGCACGGAGCAACTGAAACTACAAGAATCACGCTTAAATGAAGAACTTAAAACCATTCTGCAAAAGGTAGATCACAGCAAGAAATCGtactataaaattttaaatcaaatttcaaGCAAATGCGATAAGATGCAATTTGTACTTAACCGTTACGAGGAAGATTTTTGCTCAATGCCAGCGGGCATATCATCTACTATCTACGGAAAGCTGATTGACTGTTGGACTACTTGTAGTGAATTAATATTGCGCACTATTCCGACAATCGAAGATGCAGCAAACCAGTTTGGCTCTTCCGAAGATGAGCCATCTGCAGATATCAACGAGTTAAATGAACAAATTGATTCGCTTGATTTGCGTGAAAAATCTCTAACATCCCGTATAACCGGCACAGAGACCATGCTCGAAGACTATCAACGTGAGAACAAACTCTCTGAAAGTTCAAGCCACTTTTCTGTACCACGCCAACTGTTGCAAGAATCCAATGCTCTGTTGGGCAAAATTGTCTCCACGCAAAAAGAACTGCAACAATTACCACACGGATGCAACAGTTCAAAGATGGCCAGCatgaaaattaaactaaagCGACTGTATCTTCTCGAAAAGCACCGTCAGGATGTGAGGGAAATGTGCTTAAACAATCTCATCCTTCCAATGGTCGACAAGCTGCATGTGCAAAAGTTGCGTCAGGTTTGTCAACTGGTAACATCGGTTTCGGAGGACCTGCCCGAGCTGGGTGGAAGCGCAAAAGTTTTCTTTGAATATGAGAGACATGGCCTGGAATACGGAAACACCAGCGACTACATGCAG ACTCCATTCAGCCTGCATGGAATCAATGGCATCAACATTCACATTTTTGGAGACGAATGTCGCCAAGTATCGATAAATAAGAAACAGCGGCATCTCGCCTTCCTAATCCTGTTCATCAGTTTCCTTTACTGCGACGGATGTAAGCTGCTGTTCCTGGATAAAACATGCGAG CAATTATTCGATTCCGGTATGGTCAGCATTTTTTACGTGctggaaaaacatttcccaacCATGCAAGCCATCATTCTGGATAAGAACGAACAGTGA
- the LOC125760907 gene encoding protein disulfide-isomerase A6 homolog yields MIPRVVAGVLVLFFAASTQALYSSSDDVVALTTANFDRTVVKSDEVWVVEFYAPFCGHCRSLVPEYKKAATALKGVIKVGGVNCEEEQGLCGQHGVRGYPTIKIFGANKRSPVDYNGQRTAKDIAEAALAEAKKKIKNVLGGGGGGGGGSSSGGSDSGSGSKDDVIELTDANFDKLVLQGEEAWLVEFFAPWCGHCKNLAPHWARAATELKGKVKLGALDATVHQQKMAEYGVQGFPTIKYFPAGTKDRNSAEDYNGGRTSSDIVNWALDKYTEDIPSPEIVQLTSEQVARDTCQKKPLCVVAVLPHILDCNAECRNRYVQILQTMGDKYKKKDWGWLWTEGGAQLDLESTLDIGGFGYPAMAVVNLKKMKYSLLRGSFSNDGINEFLRDLSFGRGHTAPVKGAELPKIHTVEPWDGKDGQLPEEEDIDLSDVDLDEKDEL; encoded by the coding sequence ATGATTCCGCGGGTGGTTGCGGGTGTTTTGGTGCTTTTCTTTGCGGCCAGCACACAGGCCCTTTACTCATCATCCGATGATGTCGTGGCACTGACGACGGCCAACTTTGATCGTACCGTAGTAAAGAGCGACGAAGTATGGGTGGTTGAGTTTTATGCACCGTTCTGTGGCCACTGCCGTAGCCTGGTGCCGGAATACAAAAAGGCGGCCACCGCACTGAAGGGTGTGATCAAGGTCGGTGGAGTGAACTGCGAGGAGGAGCAGGGCCTTTGCGGACAGCACGGTGTACGAGGCTATCCGACCATTAAGATCTTCGGTGCGAACAAACGATCTCCGGTGGATTACAATGGACAGCGTACGGCCAAGGATATCGCGGAGGCAGCGTTGGCGGAGGCGAAGAAAAAGATCAAGAACGTTCtcggcggtggcggtggtggtggtggtggtagcagTAGCGGCGGAAGTGATAGTGGCAGCGGATCCAAGGACGACGTTATCGAGCTAACTGATGCAAACTTCGACAAGCTGGTGTTGCAAGGCGAGGAAGCATGGTTGGTAGAATTCTTCGCACCGTGGTGTGGTCACTGCAAAAATTTGGCACCACACTGGGCAAGGGCTGCGACGGAGCTGAAGGGCAAGGTGAAGCTTGGCGCTCTCGATGCAACGGTACACCAGCAGAAAATGGCCGAGTACGGTGTGCAGGGTTTTCCGACGATCAAATACTTCCCGGCTGGCACGAAGGATCGCAACTCCGCCGAAGATTACAACGGTGGCCGCACATCGTCCGATATTGTAAACTGGGCGCTCGATAAGTACACCGAAGACATCCCTAGTCCGGAAATTGTGCAGCTAACCTCGGAACAGGTTGCACGGGACACGTGCCAGAAGAAACCGTTGTGTGTTGTAGCCGTGCTGCCACACATTCTCGACTGTAATGCCGAATGCCGCAACCGGTACGTGCAGATCCTGCAGACGATGGGCGACAAGTACAAGAAGAAGGATTGGGGTTGGCTGTGGACGGAGGGTGGCGCACAGCTCGACCTAGAATCGACACTTGATATCGGTGGTTTCGGCTATCCGGCCATGGCTGTGGTTAatctgaagaaaatgaagtacTCGCTACTGCGTGGCTCATTTTCCAATGATGGAATCAACGAATTTTTGCGAGATCTTTCCTTTGGCCGAGGTCATACGGCACCGGTGAAGGGTGCGGAGCTGCCAAAGATTCACACCGTCGAACCGTGGGACGGTAAGGACGGCCAGCTACCCGAGGAGGAAGACATCGACCTGTCCGACGTGGATCTGGACGAGAAGGATGAGCTGTAA
- the LOC125760892 gene encoding putative sodium-coupled neutral amino acid transporter 10, with translation METNTVQTVTLTNSIIGVGILSMPFCFQRCGIVLSIVLLLLSSYVTRLVCSYMVKSAIISRRKNFEQIAFYAFGSAGKLLVELCVVGYLLGTCIAYFVVVGDLGPQITAKILSMHESDSLRTWVMIVVTIVCIIPLGMLRNVDSLASVCTASLGFYLCLVLKVVSESSEKFQHTGWFERLDLWNWSGILQCMPIFTMALSCQMQIFEVYATMPTTSLDKMSRVIRQSTNICTMIYVAIGFFGYVAFNGHRFSGNILVDFTPSFASDIIKMGFVLSVAFSFPLAIFPCRVSLYSLLYKRASDGHMYIPESKFRPLTIAIVVVALVFGLLIPSIEVVIGLVGSTIGVAICLIIPAACYMTICKTNISEKQLAQVMIAFGFIIMVLGTYANLHAIDRTPERKYDPTVPPAVLEKLVVKPVPIVSEKRVDDPKPPILPVESITEKVKPKIEPPYDAVPAPAKPAIVDGELRKDTPDGEGSNIVPPNAVEPSPKDPHAVINNEAILKEEHEIAVEEKEKIVKEISELKNAKKVLEAEVENIKEELVKKNKETEQLVLKKLDEIVEKIAEQKSGMGSREEDQPANGNAAAERIVPEVIANGKQDPGHIPNDPIVKLLKAGGNNKSIPQVGVHIPGISVGNGTEERNGPSPDADRVDALEGAGAGALPVERTPDGDGAKQAEKEVEKDETENEKRAIKLPAVVAVEGTNKQASENRPNLPKYNVPPNAESTKNAKGSEVEAKLNPPADGDKVEEKNVPLPPLPVEVPAEVPAEVSPTKKVEQKQENIADEAMAGKRDLLAMRLKREAINPHEPENCPKRSVASAEVAGGKGNSPSESTNEPAKLEKDGFR, from the exons ATGGAAACGAATACCGTGCAGACGGTCACGCTAACTAATAGTATCATCGGTGTGGGCATACTTTCTATGCCCTTTTGCTTTCAACGG TGCGGAATTGTGCTGTCAATAGTGCTGCTACTGCTCAGCAGCTATGTTACCCGTTTGGTGTGCAGCTATATGGTTAAATCGGCCATCATttccagaagaaaaaactttgAACAAATTG cATTCTACGCTTTTGGTTCTGCCGGAAAATTGCTCGTAGAGCTATGCGTCGTTGGCTACCTGTTGGGCACGTGCATCGCCTACTTCGTTGTCGTCGGTGACCTTGGTCCTCAGATCACGGCCAAAATCCTGTCCATGCACGAAAGCGATAGCCTTCGAACATGGGTTATGATCGTGGTCACGATCGTGTGCATCATTCCGTTAGGGATGTTGCGAAATGTGGACAGCCTGGCGTCGGTTTGTACGGCCTCGCTAGGGTTCTACCTTTGTCTAGTGTTGAAGGTTGTTTCGGAATCGAGCGAAAAATTTCAACACACCGGCTGGTTCGAGCGGCTGGACTTGTGGAACTGGAGTGGCATATTACAGTGCATGCCTATATTTACCATGGCGCTATCCTGTCAGAT GCAAATATTTGAGGTGTACGCGACCATGCCCACCACATCGCTGGATAAGATGAGCCGAGTTATCCGGCAGTCAACAAACATCTGTACGATGATATACGTAGCGATCGGATTCTTCGGGTATGTCGCTTTCAATGGGCACCGGTTCTCTGGGAACATTCTCGTCGATTTTACTCCATCATTTGCTAGTGATATTATCAAGATGGGATTTGTGCTTTCGGTCGCGTTTAGTTTTCCGCTGGCGATCTTTCCATGCCGAGTAAGCCTTTACTCGCTGCTGTACAAGCGTGCCTCGGATGGACACATGTACATTCCTGAATCTAAATTTCGACCACTCACGATAGCGATCGTGGTTGTGGCGCTCGTCTTCGGTTTGCTAATACCATCGATCGAGGTGGTAATTGGCCTGGTCGGTTCTACGATTGGGGTTGCGATATGCTTGATCATACCGGCAGCGTGCTACATGACGatctgcaaaacaaacataagcgAAAAGCAGCTTGCCCAAGTGATGATTGCGTTCGGCTTTATCATAATGGTGCTCGGAACGTACGCCAACTTGCACGCAATCGATCGTACACCGGAAAGAAAGTACGACCCCACTGTTCCACCGGCGGTGCTAGAAAAGCTCGTTGTGAAACCGGTGCCGATAGTATCGGAAAAAAGGGTAGACGATCCCAAACCACCAATTTTACCGGTAGAATCCATAACGGAGAAGGTCAAACCAAAGATAGAACCACCATACGACGCTGTACCGGCACCAGCAAAGCCAGCAATTGTCGATGGAGAATTGAGGAAGGACACGCCTGATGGAGAAGGATCTAACATCGTGCCACCGAACGCTGTTGAACCCTCGCCCAAAGACCCACATGCAGTGATCAATAACGAGGCTATACTAAAGGAAGAGCATGAAATAGCGGTGGAGGAAAAGGAGAAGATAGTGAAGGAAATTAGTGAGCtgaaaaatgcgaaaaaagTGCTCGAAGCCGAGGTGGAAAACATCAAAGAAGAgctggtgaagaaaaacaaagaaacggaACAGTTGGTGCTGAAGAAGCTAGATGAGATAGTGGAGAAAATAGCCGAGCAGAAGTCTGGCATGGGATCGCGAGAAGAGGACCAGCCAGCGAATGGGAATGCTGCAGCAGAACGCATCGTTCCGGAAGTGATAGCTAACGGGAAGCAAGATCCCGGACACATACCAAACGATCCGATCGTGAAGCTGCTGAAAGCGGGTGGAAACAATAAATCGATCCCGCAGGTAGGTGTGCATATTCCGGGTATAAGTGTGGGAAACGGTACAGAGGAGCGTAACGGACCGTCACCCGATGCGGATCGTGTAGACGCGCTAGAAGGTGCAGGTGCAGGTGCATTACCCGTTGAACGGACGCCTGACGGAGATGGAGCAAAACAAGCCGAGAAGGAGGTTGAGAAGGATGAAACGGAGAACGAAAAACGAGCTATAAAACTACCAGCAGTTGTAGCGGTGGAAGGTACCAATAAACAAGCGTCTGAAAATCGGCCAAATCTTCCGAAGTATAATGTGCCGCCGAATGCAGAATCTACCAAAAATGCAAAGGGTAGTGAAGTAGAAGCGAAACTTAATCCACCTGCAGACGGTGATAAAGTCGAGGAGAAGAATGTTCCGTTGCCTCCCTTGCCGGTGGAGGTACCGGCGGAAGTACCGGCCGAAGTTAGTCCTACCAAGAAAGTGGAACAAAAGCAGGAAAACATTGCCGATGAAGCGATGGCAGGAAAACGGGATTTGTTGGCAATGCGCTTGAAGCGTGAAGCGATTAATCCGCACGAGCCGGAAAACTGTCCAAAACGGAGTGTCGCATCCGCTGAAGTGGCTGGTGGGAAAGGAAATAGTCCATCCGAAAGCACGAATGAACCGGCCAAGCTGGAGAAGGATGGATTTCGTTAA